The Agarilytica rhodophyticola genome has a window encoding:
- a CDS encoding EAL domain-containing protein, whose translation MSEKDYYVVGLGSSAGGLEAYQHLLPKLGKTNICYIICQHLSPHYKSMLSEILSRSTSMEVIELINGQELSPGKIFITPPNSNVEICEGKVTLSKPNTDAMPKPNINRFLTSLGQHYKDRTIGVILSGSGSDGAMGMASLHASGGFTAVQTPHTSSYDSMPKFAIQSNHIDFVGSPEEIAECINNYVLSDKDSYQERIKPTVYTAINQYVFSCTGIDFSQYRSSTMSRRIARRMSICRINEILEYFEYLKKNDNELSMFVQDAFIHVSEFFRDPQAFDEVKKTISKYLEELSDSTEFRIWVPGCATGEEAYTLAIIVDDLIRKNDLAIHYKVFATDIAEKAIDHARMGRYNLDLCVNIPKEYRERYFDATEDQLITRRVIRDNVVFSTHNLIIDPPFSKLHMVSCRNLLIYLNNALQDDIINVFNYALENKGILFLGNSENVQDVKAFSTINEKLRIYRKKMDNAHSLNAIKFRPLIQDKKIQPIENKRFSIEKELHKLLIEQHAPIGVVIDEKSNIIYSSRKMTGMLVEQEGYFNQNIIEQTPVEYRSEMRALIYKARRADKQAHKIGKQVTINNKSYFLKILIEHFHEERPDWLVAILTLQENNSGVPHSKHDGEKEDGSLVVDLEQELSATRENLQTVVEELETANEQLQIYNEELQSSNEEFQSTNEELQTVNEELQSTNEELITVNDELSEKSLEQERLTTDIFNIQESLDVPLFLLDHEFRILRFTKRCSVLVDTSRLRINDIFFSIPWLHDMPDIKKLFEEMVNDVLVRTEEILIGNSVYRCTISPYKGAEDLPNGTVVVFYDITNLKNIQTELALEKDIANMTLASLSEGVMRINDDYCIDYLNVATEGLLKWSADECLGKKVSSYLQLFESNKLVDLKNLIEKCVAEKRVFSPTDKIYILKTRYGEERKIELTISPVAVGMANYSTRATLTLKDVTEQQKHLGQLLWSSKHDSLTGLVNRKEVESRILHAIKSAKENNVESTLMYLDLDQFKVVNDTCGHMAGDQLLKQVSQLIENNIRSRDTLARLGGDEFAILLDNCKIIKAERLAKKILESISGYTFAWESRLFKIGVSIGIVAITPETNSVSSVLSNSDAACYSAKEGGRNRIEIHDSDNDLLEMQQSQMNVISDITDALENDGFRLYFQKIESLDENHSNVWEALVRMFNKQGEFLLPSKFLPAAERFGSIQRIDRWVLEQVVHVFGTYFDKSNLPTINVNMSANTVVDESYLVFVRQLIEDEKIIPEHICFELTETAAMANYVRAKNFVDEVRRLGCKVALDDFGTGTSSLAYLRELGVTTVKIDGMFATSLGTDDIDQTIVEAVTKVAHKLGMKVVVECIESEEQIQALKKLEVDYAQGYIITKPVPLEEFVSICRNSKAIAS comes from the coding sequence ATGAGTGAAAAAGATTATTATGTTGTAGGTTTGGGCTCTTCTGCTGGTGGACTAGAAGCTTATCAGCATCTTTTACCAAAGTTAGGGAAAACCAATATATGCTATATTATTTGTCAACATCTATCTCCCCATTATAAAAGTATGTTATCCGAGATTCTTTCTCGCAGTACTTCCATGGAGGTAATTGAGTTAATTAATGGTCAAGAACTTTCCCCCGGTAAAATTTTTATTACGCCGCCTAATTCCAATGTAGAAATTTGCGAGGGCAAAGTTACCCTCTCGAAACCTAATACAGATGCAATGCCGAAGCCAAATATAAATCGCTTTCTGACATCATTAGGGCAACATTATAAAGATAGAACCATAGGTGTTATATTATCAGGCTCAGGTAGTGACGGTGCGATGGGAATGGCTTCATTACATGCCAGTGGTGGATTTACAGCAGTACAAACACCTCATACCAGTAGCTATGACAGTATGCCTAAATTCGCTATCCAAAGTAATCATATAGACTTTGTTGGCAGTCCTGAGGAAATTGCCGAATGTATTAATAACTATGTGTTGTCGGATAAAGATAGTTATCAAGAGAGAATTAAACCCACAGTATATACAGCAATAAATCAGTATGTTTTTTCTTGCACTGGTATTGATTTTTCACAATATCGATCTAGCACCATGTCTCGAAGAATTGCTCGGCGCATGTCTATTTGTCGCATCAATGAAATATTAGAATACTTTGAATATTTGAAGAAGAATGATAATGAGCTATCCATGTTTGTACAGGATGCCTTTATCCATGTTAGTGAATTCTTTCGAGACCCACAAGCATTTGATGAAGTAAAAAAAACTATAAGCAAATACCTCGAAGAACTGAGTGATTCTACCGAGTTTAGAATATGGGTACCCGGCTGTGCTACAGGTGAAGAAGCCTACACATTAGCCATTATTGTAGATGACTTAATTCGCAAGAACGACCTTGCTATCCATTACAAGGTTTTTGCAACCGACATTGCCGAAAAGGCAATTGATCATGCTCGCATGGGCCGCTACAACTTAGATTTGTGTGTCAATATCCCAAAAGAATATAGGGAAAGATATTTTGATGCTACAGAAGACCAACTAATAACGAGAAGAGTCATTCGTGACAATGTTGTTTTTTCAACACACAACTTAATTATTGATCCACCTTTTTCCAAATTACATATGGTCTCATGTAGGAATTTGCTTATTTATTTAAATAATGCACTACAAGATGACATTATCAATGTGTTTAATTATGCATTAGAAAACAAAGGCATATTATTTTTAGGCAACTCTGAAAACGTACAAGATGTAAAGGCATTTTCAACTATAAACGAGAAACTTCGGATATACCGAAAAAAAATGGACAATGCCCATTCATTAAACGCTATAAAATTTCGTCCTTTAATACAAGATAAAAAAATTCAACCAATTGAAAACAAAAGATTTAGTATTGAAAAAGAATTACATAAATTACTGATTGAACAACATGCCCCCATTGGGGTCGTGATAGATGAGAAAAGTAATATTATCTACAGCTCACGTAAAATGACAGGAATGCTGGTAGAGCAAGAGGGCTACTTTAATCAAAATATTATTGAACAAACACCAGTAGAATATCGGTCTGAAATGAGAGCACTTATTTATAAGGCTCGCCGAGCAGATAAACAAGCTCATAAAATTGGCAAACAGGTAACGATTAATAATAAGTCTTATTTTCTAAAGATACTTATTGAACATTTTCATGAAGAGCGCCCGGACTGGTTAGTCGCCATATTAACTTTACAAGAAAACAACTCTGGTGTACCCCATTCTAAACATGATGGGGAAAAAGAAGATGGTTCACTAGTTGTTGATCTGGAGCAAGAATTATCAGCCACCCGCGAAAACTTACAAACAGTGGTTGAAGAGCTGGAAACAGCCAATGAACAACTACAAATTTACAATGAAGAATTACAATCTTCCAACGAAGAGTTTCAAAGTACCAATGAAGAACTGCAAACGGTTAATGAAGAGCTACAATCGACCAACGAAGAATTAATAACCGTAAATGATGAGCTCTCCGAAAAAAGCCTAGAACAAGAACGTTTAACAACAGACATTTTTAACATACAAGAATCTCTAGATGTTCCCCTTTTTCTGCTAGATCATGAATTCCGCATATTACGTTTTACTAAACGTTGCTCGGTGCTTGTAGATACCAGCCGCCTGCGCATCAATGACATATTTTTCTCTATTCCCTGGCTACATGATATGCCTGATATCAAAAAGCTATTTGAGGAAATGGTAAATGATGTCTTGGTGCGAACAGAAGAAATTTTAATTGGTAATTCAGTGTACCGCTGTACTATATCTCCTTATAAGGGAGCAGAAGATTTACCCAATGGTACAGTGGTAGTTTTCTACGACATAACCAACCTAAAGAATATACAAACTGAATTAGCGTTAGAAAAAGACATTGCCAACATGACACTTGCTTCTCTGTCTGAAGGAGTTATGCGAATTAATGATGATTATTGTATTGATTATCTAAATGTTGCTACAGAAGGATTATTAAAATGGAGCGCAGATGAGTGTCTAGGTAAAAAAGTTAGCAGCTATCTACAACTGTTTGAAAGCAATAAACTGGTGGATCTTAAAAATCTTATTGAAAAATGCGTGGCAGAAAAGAGAGTATTTTCACCGACAGATAAAATTTACATTCTCAAAACACGCTACGGTGAAGAGAGAAAGATTGAACTTACGATAAGCCCTGTCGCAGTGGGAATGGCTAATTACTCCACTCGAGCAACACTGACATTAAAAGATGTAACAGAACAACAGAAGCACTTAGGGCAATTATTATGGAGCAGCAAGCATGATTCACTAACAGGCTTAGTCAATCGAAAAGAAGTGGAAAGCCGTATACTGCATGCTATTAAAAGTGCCAAAGAGAATAATGTTGAATCAACTTTAATGTACTTGGACTTAGACCAGTTTAAGGTGGTTAATGATACCTGCGGCCATATGGCAGGTGATCAACTACTAAAGCAAGTATCACAATTAATTGAAAATAATATTCGTTCTCGCGATACCTTGGCCCGCTTAGGCGGCGATGAATTTGCCATTCTTCTCGATAATTGCAAAATTATAAAAGCTGAGAGACTGGCTAAAAAGATTTTGGAAAGCATTAGTGGCTATACATTCGCCTGGGAGTCAAGACTTTTTAAAATAGGCGTAAGTATCGGTATAGTTGCCATTACTCCCGAGACTAACTCAGTAAGTTCTGTATTAAGTAATTCGGACGCAGCTTGTTATTCAGCAAAAGAAGGCGGAAGAAATAGAATTGAGATTCATGATAGCGATAACGATTTGTTGGAAATGCAACAATCTCAAATGAATGTTATTTCAGACATTACTGATGCTCTTGAGAATGACGGCTTCCGTTTGTATTTTCAGAAAATAGAGTCCCTGGATGAAAATCACTCAAATGTATGGGAAGCCCTTGTGCGTATGTTCAACAAACAAGGTGAGTTCCTGCTACCAAGTAAATTTTTACCCGCAGCCGAAAGATTCGGTAGTATACAGCGCATCGACCGTTGGGTTTTAGAGCAAGTAGTGCATGTATTTGGTACATATTTTGACAAGAGTAACCTACCCACAATTAACGTCAATATGTCTGCCAATACAGTGGTTGATGAAAGTTATCTCGTCTTTGTACGTCAACTCATAGAAGATGAAAAAATTATTCCTGAGCATATTTGCTTTGAGTTAACCGAAACCGCAGCCATGGCAAACTATGTGCGAGCAAAAAATTTCGTTGATGAAGTGAGGCGCCTTGGCTGCAAAGTTGCACTCGACGATTTTGGTACCGGTACAAGTTCCTTGGCATATCTGCGAGAGCTAGGTGTCACGACTGTTAAAATTGATGGAATGTTTGCGACGAGCCTCGGCACAGATGATATCGACCAAACGATTGTCGAAGCAGTCACTAAAGTAGCGCACAAACTTGGAATGAAAGTTGTAGTTGAGTGCATCGAGTCCGAAGAACAAATTCAGGCCTTAAAAAAGCTAGAAGTAGATTATGCTCAGGGCTACATTATTACCAAACCAGTGCCTCTTGAAGAGTTTGTTTCCATATGTCGCAATTCAAAGGCTATTGCAAGTTAA
- a CDS encoding BLUF domain-containing protein codes for MLSTIVYVSRSIKLMDSDELAEILNVARSFNSANDITGLLLYKDQSFIQVIEGDIKTLEALYARINDDDRHFRIRTLVKEPISERKFPDWSMGFQNINKIDINSLPGFSQFMSPEFSQDNLEMHANRVTELLYYFRARS; via the coding sequence TTGCTAAGTACAATTGTTTATGTTTCTCGCTCCATAAAATTAATGGATAGTGATGAATTGGCTGAAATATTGAATGTTGCTCGCTCTTTTAATAGTGCCAATGATATTACTGGCTTACTTCTTTACAAAGATCAATCCTTTATTCAAGTAATAGAAGGGGATATAAAAACATTAGAAGCTTTATATGCACGCATTAATGATGATGATCGCCACTTCCGTATTCGCACCTTAGTTAAAGAGCCCATATCGGAAAGAAAATTCCCCGATTGGTCGATGGGCTTTCAAAACATAAATAAAATTGATATAAATAGCTTACCTGGCTTCTCCCAGTTTATGAGCCCAGAGTTCTCACAAGACAACCTTGAGATGCATGCAAATAGGGTTACTGAGCTGCTCTATTATTTCCGCGCGAGAAGTTGA
- a CDS encoding MORN repeat-containing protein, with the protein MIIAPNIDGVQGNNGHISSAFADGDRLYLFLNAKLDADLPPLPADLTLVTNQSQVGVLSLKIEHIGNSSILALLLEKPISTDTNYGIKYRPTQWLMCTEGLGDSIEAFDEKIYTKPVDALEPGLRLKVSFDAPGDSVADEETVNARQDANAYVVCATEFRIELGFGHELSTAIPLNPNEFRAELEDRWLKITSVKYVKPRSKSSPEIHLELSEPMATGATVLVAYRSPIGRLKTISEDSIAGFVVEAVVDGGSYGILDAERDSDAIIDDAKTHRSVSPAHPSNQKPVTIALVANDSSNHEPEDNNVKEEAIALEGSSDDISTDSLSPADRALNLEQALENHSVVKGQRAQRVLAKTQESKIIDEVDTAQASNGSGSEDMTNALAEFDNPDQASQISSADDNSSAPGKNKNFLSKLKAKSSFTTSSQEPLSLTAKLIYVVPIAIFCWLLFIICIYIATIAFDIDLSISSLFSGGNKQNTAEVCTLKSSDGSVYEGECKDGIRHGQGIYTWVSGNRYEGAWKEGKRHGKGKLVHASGAVYDGNFSDGLEHGRGIMTWPNGARYEGEYSQGKFHGIGIYTSAQGNLYEGIFENGSMTANGDCTMATGEQYPGPCKSK; encoded by the coding sequence ATGATTATCGCTCCCAATATTGATGGTGTACAAGGTAATAATGGTCATATTTCATCTGCGTTTGCCGATGGTGATCGCTTGTACCTATTTTTAAATGCGAAACTTGATGCAGATCTACCACCACTACCCGCTGATTTAACACTTGTTACGAATCAGTCGCAGGTTGGTGTTCTATCCCTTAAGATAGAGCATATAGGAAATAGCTCAATCTTGGCTCTCCTTCTAGAAAAGCCTATATCAACTGATACAAACTATGGGATTAAATATCGACCTACCCAATGGCTAATGTGTACAGAGGGGCTTGGTGACTCCATAGAAGCCTTCGACGAAAAAATTTATACCAAGCCTGTGGATGCTCTGGAGCCGGGCCTTCGCTTGAAGGTAAGCTTTGATGCACCTGGCGACTCTGTAGCTGATGAAGAAACTGTTAATGCTCGGCAAGATGCTAATGCTTATGTGGTTTGCGCTACGGAGTTTCGTATTGAATTAGGGTTTGGGCATGAACTGAGTACTGCAATCCCCCTTAATCCCAATGAGTTTAGAGCTGAACTAGAAGATCGCTGGCTGAAGATTACTTCTGTTAAGTATGTGAAGCCTCGCTCCAAATCTTCACCGGAAATACATCTTGAACTATCAGAGCCAATGGCGACGGGAGCCACCGTGCTTGTGGCTTATCGCTCACCAATTGGCCGTCTTAAAACCATCTCAGAGGATTCGATCGCAGGCTTTGTAGTTGAGGCTGTTGTCGATGGTGGTAGTTACGGGATACTCGATGCTGAACGCGACTCTGATGCTATCATCGATGATGCAAAAACTCATCGCAGTGTAAGTCCTGCACATCCATCTAACCAAAAGCCTGTTACTATCGCGCTAGTTGCCAATGATTCATCCAATCATGAGCCTGAAGATAATAATGTTAAAGAAGAGGCGATAGCGCTTGAGGGCAGCAGCGATGACATAAGCACTGATAGCTTAAGCCCAGCCGATAGAGCGCTCAATCTAGAGCAGGCATTAGAGAATCATTCGGTAGTAAAGGGCCAAAGAGCCCAGCGTGTTCTTGCTAAGACGCAAGAGTCTAAAATTATTGATGAAGTAGATACCGCGCAAGCGAGTAATGGCTCTGGCTCCGAAGATATGACCAATGCTCTGGCCGAATTCGATAATCCGGATCAAGCAAGCCAGATATCAAGTGCGGATGATAATAGCTCAGCGCCGGGTAAGAATAAAAATTTTCTTTCTAAGCTAAAAGCTAAGAGCAGCTTTACTACTTCTTCCCAGGAGCCTTTGAGTCTAACTGCGAAGTTGATCTATGTGGTCCCCATTGCGATCTTCTGTTGGTTGCTATTCATCATTTGTATTTATATTGCGACCATCGCGTTTGATATCGACTTGAGTATCTCTTCCCTGTTCTCTGGCGGCAACAAACAAAATACAGCTGAAGTTTGTACTCTGAAATCTTCCGATGGCAGCGTTTACGAAGGCGAGTGTAAAGACGGCATTAGACATGGGCAAGGTATTTATACGTGGGTGTCGGGCAACCGCTATGAAGGTGCTTGGAAGGAGGGCAAAAGGCATGGTAAAGGCAAACTCGTTCATGCGTCTGGTGCAGTTTATGATGGTAATTTTTCAGATGGCTTAGAGCATGGGCGCGGCATTATGACCTGGCCTAACGGTGCTCGCTATGAGGGTGAATATAGCCAAGGTAAGTTTCATGGTATCGGTATTTACACCAGTGCTCAGGGTAATCTCTACGAAGGCATTTTTGAGAACGGTAGTATGACTGCGAACGGGGATTGCACAATGGCAACGGGCGAGCAATATCCCGGCCCTTGTAAGTCTAAATAA
- a CDS encoding response regulator, whose amino-acid sequence MNTSKAPGSIANTLKFWFLFFSLVPLTIFALISYQQTKSDVYHLADQKLRNTSVLAARFVRNWFEYRMFDIINQSDSHNNRAMLQQLKSRLKQSNLTPIEFVQTDIWRSIVRTPHRELQRLIKQYDYIENLYLIDIDGNVLYSELPSPKLGANLLIDDIGNIGIADNIKQAIELDSIQFSNKTLYEKDKNKITGFMVAPMHVDDKIHNDGGIIGTFVMQIRFDRIINALIVNTGSSLTHYLVGDDAYLRSAYKNSPGELLKQTITTKPILQWLRLPASERKNMSNDASHYKGPQGNQVIGIINTIQIANINWALVSEIDEDEAMQALSSIAMTTLMLELLTIFTVIIFTQILISKITRPILNLRDAMLDIAHGGKKQEVSVETDNEINTLAQAFNHLLTNKREYEQTLLENTRKIELILDSTAAGTWDWSVQTQEISLSEQWAELIGYELSELGLITTDTWMQLMHPDDRKYSDQAMYEHWNKKTDRYFFESRVQHKNGSWIWVLDTGQVVEWHSDGKPKRMVGTRIDINDRKIAEQQLKRLSRIASESTNGILITNTEGLIDWINEGFTRLSGYSFEDVKNKTPDQILHGSQTPIDASEKIKSAMNHLQQFDVETIYYRKNGQPYWVSLSGNPLLDDHSKLEGFIFVATDINDQKIASLKLAQQQDMLEQMSLLGSIGAWEVDLQNNKIYWSSMTKKIHEVPEDYQPELASAINFYKEGESREEITRLVQQGIEKGTPWNIELPMITAKGREIWVAASGKGDFHNGKNVRLFGSFQDITDRKKIENDIIQAKNKAEAATEAKNQFLATMSHEIRTPMNGVIGMLNLVARSKLNEKQQRQIDIAKSSADSLLAIINDILDFSKVEAGEMHLELLNFDLYTHISDFTESMALKTEEKDIELILDMTAITNPWLKGDPGRLRQIFTNLVSNAIKFTESGEIIITCRIENDGEKYVFHGSVSDTGIGIPDEKRALLFDAFTQVDASTTREFGGTGLGLAIVKKLCRLMDGNISLEEGREKGSCFNFSVSMEKSLDSDNNVTSPQINGLSILIIDKNLTNCKLLKRQLTLWGAEVVYAVDSGYAIEVCQLRESKPFDLIFIEIKLFASLGVELKHKLQTANNSDKTRFIEMNYFNRHSSNNKFHEDSFDDYLTKPVTPKDLHKLFANEQNRQPGASVKKQVEVIPESDLSDDIPVENKEPSKPTDSKRVLVVDDNPINQEVACNLLEALQVSTHVASGGLEAIEELQASVSKQAYKLVLMDCQMPGMDGYEATRQIRQGKAGASNADIAIIAVTANAMKGDKEKCLQAGMNDYISKPLDPEILETKLKQVLFKQVAFDAVKTEDASLPTQNISSAWDYDSLLKRVRGKEERVKRLVEMFMSDMPSRINELTSMCKESQFKEIGDIAHTIKGVSGNLGATALHQVMAEFESAAKIGDQNKISELMPSLVNNYNQLESRLNDYLGSL is encoded by the coding sequence GTGAATACATCAAAAGCGCCAGGATCTATTGCCAATACTTTAAAGTTTTGGTTCTTATTTTTCAGTCTAGTGCCATTGACCATATTTGCTCTAATAAGCTACCAACAGACTAAATCAGATGTTTATCATCTAGCTGATCAAAAATTGCGAAATACATCTGTGCTTGCCGCACGCTTTGTAAGAAATTGGTTCGAATATCGTATGTTCGATATTATTAACCAATCAGATTCCCACAATAACCGCGCTATGCTGCAGCAGCTAAAGAGCCGCTTAAAACAAAGTAATTTGACACCAATAGAATTTGTACAAACGGATATATGGCGTAGCATCGTACGAACACCTCATCGTGAGCTACAACGTCTTATAAAGCAATACGATTACATCGAGAATTTATATTTAATTGACATCGATGGAAACGTTTTATATAGCGAGCTACCAAGCCCCAAGTTAGGTGCTAATTTATTGATTGATGATATTGGCAACATCGGGATTGCCGATAACATAAAACAAGCAATTGAATTAGATAGCATTCAATTTTCTAATAAAACCCTATATGAGAAAGACAAAAACAAAATTACGGGTTTTATGGTCGCGCCTATGCATGTGGATGACAAAATACATAACGATGGCGGGATTATTGGCACTTTTGTAATGCAAATTAGATTTGATCGTATAATCAATGCATTAATTGTCAATACTGGCTCAAGCCTTACTCACTACCTAGTTGGCGATGATGCTTATCTTCGCAGCGCCTATAAAAATAGTCCTGGGGAACTATTAAAACAAACTATTACTACAAAACCAATTTTGCAATGGCTCAGATTACCAGCATCTGAGCGTAAAAATATGAGTAATGACGCTAGCCATTATAAAGGCCCACAAGGCAATCAAGTAATTGGCATCATCAATACTATCCAAATTGCGAATATTAATTGGGCCCTGGTAAGCGAAATCGATGAAGATGAGGCCATGCAGGCACTCAGTTCTATTGCAATGACGACGCTTATGTTAGAGCTGTTAACAATCTTCACCGTCATTATATTTACTCAGATATTAATTTCAAAAATCACCCGCCCCATACTAAATTTGCGAGACGCCATGTTAGATATCGCCCATGGAGGAAAAAAGCAGGAAGTGTCAGTGGAGACAGATAATGAAATAAATACGCTAGCTCAAGCATTCAATCACTTGTTAACTAATAAAAGAGAATATGAACAAACTCTATTAGAAAATACGCGAAAAATCGAACTTATTCTGGATAGTACTGCAGCAGGAACCTGGGACTGGTCTGTACAGACCCAGGAAATATCACTAAGTGAACAGTGGGCTGAATTAATAGGCTATGAGTTATCAGAATTAGGGCTGATAACTACTGATACATGGATGCAACTCATGCATCCCGACGACAGAAAATACTCTGACCAGGCAATGTATGAACATTGGAATAAAAAAACCGACCGTTACTTTTTTGAATCTCGTGTACAGCATAAGAATGGTAGCTGGATATGGGTACTCGATACAGGTCAAGTAGTAGAGTGGCACTCTGACGGTAAACCCAAACGGATGGTGGGCACTCGCATAGATATTAATGATAGAAAAATTGCTGAGCAGCAATTAAAAAGACTTTCACGTATCGCCAGTGAGTCAACCAATGGCATACTCATTACTAATACCGAAGGATTAATCGATTGGATTAACGAAGGTTTTACACGTCTATCTGGCTACAGTTTTGAAGATGTTAAAAATAAAACACCTGACCAGATTCTGCACGGTTCACAAACGCCAATTGACGCTTCGGAAAAAATAAAATCCGCGATGAATCATCTACAACAATTTGATGTAGAAACTATTTATTATCGAAAGAATGGGCAACCTTATTGGGTAAGCCTCAGTGGCAACCCATTACTTGATGACCATAGTAAATTAGAAGGGTTTATTTTTGTCGCTACCGATATCAACGATCAAAAAATTGCTTCTTTAAAGCTCGCACAACAACAAGATATGCTTGAACAGATGAGCTTGCTAGGGTCGATTGGTGCATGGGAAGTAGATTTGCAGAATAATAAAATTTACTGGTCTTCAATGACGAAAAAAATTCATGAAGTGCCAGAGGACTATCAACCAGAGCTGGCTTCAGCGATTAACTTTTATAAAGAAGGTGAGTCCCGCGAAGAAATTACTCGGCTCGTTCAGCAGGGGATAGAAAAAGGTACACCGTGGAATATTGAGCTGCCAATGATCACCGCAAAAGGAAGAGAGATATGGGTGGCGGCTTCAGGTAAGGGTGATTTTCATAATGGTAAAAATGTTAGGTTATTTGGCTCATTTCAAGATATTACCGACAGAAAAAAAATTGAGAACGATATAATACAAGCCAAAAATAAAGCTGAAGCAGCCACCGAAGCAAAAAATCAATTTCTGGCTACAATGAGTCATGAAATACGCACACCAATGAATGGCGTTATCGGGATGCTGAATCTTGTTGCACGCAGTAAACTTAATGAAAAACAACAGCGCCAAATTGATATTGCCAAATCAAGTGCAGATTCTCTATTAGCTATTATCAATGATATTTTAGACTTCTCTAAAGTAGAAGCCGGGGAAATGCACCTTGAGCTACTTAATTTCGATTTATATACCCATATCAGTGACTTTACCGAGTCGATGGCTCTAAAAACAGAAGAAAAAGATATCGAACTTATTCTAGATATGACGGCAATCACCAACCCGTGGCTAAAAGGGGACCCAGGACGTCTACGCCAAATTTTTACCAACCTTGTGAGCAATGCAATTAAATTCACAGAAAGCGGTGAAATTATTATCACATGTCGTATTGAGAACGATGGCGAAAAATATGTTTTTCATGGCTCAGTAAGCGATACAGGCATTGGAATTCCTGACGAGAAAAGAGCACTATTGTTTGATGCTTTTACCCAAGTTGATGCATCGACAACGCGGGAGTTTGGCGGTACAGGGCTTGGATTAGCTATTGTAAAAAAACTCTGCAGACTTATGGATGGCAATATCAGTTTAGAGGAAGGCCGAGAAAAAGGCAGCTGCTTTAACTTTTCAGTGTCTATGGAGAAAAGTCTCGATAGTGATAATAATGTTACATCGCCTCAAATTAACGGATTAAGTATTTTAATCATTGATAAGAACCTTACAAACTGTAAATTATTAAAACGACAACTCACATTATGGGGAGCAGAGGTTGTCTACGCAGTCGATAGTGGTTATGCTATTGAGGTGTGTCAATTACGTGAAAGCAAGCCATTTGATCTCATTTTTATCGAGATTAAATTGTTCGCTTCCTTGGGTGTAGAATTAAAACACAAGCTGCAAACAGCAAATAATTCAGACAAAACGCGCTTTATTGAGATGAACTATTTTAATAGGCATAGCAGTAATAACAAATTCCATGAAGATAGCTTTGATGATTATCTAACAAAACCTGTTACACCTAAAGATCTACATAAACTTTTTGCAAATGAACAGAATCGTCAACCTGGGGCTTCGGTAAAAAAACAAGTAGAAGTCATACCAGAAAGCGATTTATCTGACGATATACCAGTAGAAAATAAAGAGCCAAGTAAACCCACCGACAGCAAACGTGTATTAGTAGTTGACGATAACCCTATTAATCAAGAAGTCGCGTGCAATTTACTCGAGGCGTTGCAGGTCAGTACGCATGTTGCTTCCGGCGGTTTAGAGGCGATCGAAGAATTACAAGCAAGCGTATCGAAGCAAGCATACAAACTCGTGTTAATGGACTGCCAAATGCCAGGGATGGACGGTTATGAAGCTACACGACAAATACGCCAGGGAAAAGCTGGAGCATCAAATGCAGATATAGCGATTATCGCAGTTACTGCCAATGCAATGAAAGGCGATAAAGAGAAGTGTTTACAAGCAGGTATGAATGATTACATCAGTAAACCATTAGACCCTGAAATATTAGAAACAAAACTAAAACAGGTGCTTTTCAAGCAAGTAGCATTCGACGCGGTGAAAACTGAAGATGCCTCGTTGCCAACACAAAATATTAGCAGTGCTTGGGACTACGATAGTCTGCTAAAAAGAGTACGAGGAAAAGAAGAAAGAGTAAAACGCTTAGTGGAGATGTTTATGAGCGATATGCCATCGCGTATTAATGAGCTAACCAGTATGTGTAAAGAAAGCCAATTCAAAGAGATCGGCGATATTGCTCATACGATTAAAGGAGTTTCAGGTAATCTGGGAGCAACGGCTCTACATCAGGTGATGGCGGAGTTCGAAAGCGCTGCTAAAATCGGGGACCAGAACAAAATATCGGAACTCATGCCAAGCTTAGTGAACAACTATAATCAGTTAGAATCTCGCCTCAATGATTACCTAGGGAGCCTTTAA